From Methanosphaera sp.:
TTATTATGGGATGGGATCTGATATATCTCATTTTAAGCTTCTTTAAAGGTTGGGGTGCAGATCCAAACATGTATTTTAATACAAATATTGTTGTAGGTGGAAACAATCTAAATGGTATATTTACACCAGTAGTTGCAGTAACAGCTGCAGTTATATTTATCTGGGCAGTATTATGGTATATTTCACATAAATCAGTTGATGGTATATCAAAAGCTGTTAAATTCCTTATTCCTGTTTTATTTATTATGATGGGATTTATTGTAATTTATGCTTTAACACTTCCTGGTAAAATGATAGGACTCACAGCACTATTTACGCCAGACTGGTCAGCCCTTGGTAATGTGGAAATATGGCTTGCAGCATTTGGACAGATTCTTTTCTCACTTTCAATGGGACAGGCAATTGCTGTAACATATGCAAGTTACCTTCCATCTAAAAGTAAACTTATTGATAATGTACTTATTGTTGTAGCATCAAATTCACTTTTTGAAATATTTACAGCAGTAGGAGTATTTTCTATTCTTGGTTTCATGTCACTTAGAACAGGACTTCCAATAGAACAGATTGCAACAAGTGGAACAGGTCTTTTATTTGTTGTGTTCCCTGAAATATTCAACATTATGGGTGATGTTGCATATATCATAGCACCATTGTTCTTCTTATGTGTGTTCTTTGCAGGTCTTTCAACGATCATTGCATATCTTGAGCCAATGTCTATGGCAATAACTAAGAAATTTAAATTATCAAGATTTAAAGTAACAACAATTCTTACAGTAGTAGGTCTCATATTATCATTTGTATACACAACAGCTTCAGGAAACTTCCTTTTAACAATTGCAGATGAATATCTTAATCAGTTTGCAATTTTACTTGGTGTAATTCTTCAGGCTATTATTGTTGCATGGTATTATGGATGTGATAAATTACTTGGTGTTTTAAATGAAAGTTCAACATTTAATGTAGGACGTAAATGGATTTTAATAATCAAAGTAGCACTGCCTATTATCTTAACAATACTATGGCTTCAAGGACTTAGAAGCGTACTTTTAACAGGAGACTTTACAGTACAGATGATTGAACTTGTAATTACAATTTTATTCATTGCAGTACCTGTAATATTAACACTACTTCCTGGAAAAGATAAAGATGATGGTAAAATTAAAGCAATAGAAGAGTAGCCATCCTCTTTTCATTTTTCACTTTTTTTCTATTTTTTTTAATATTTTTATGAAATTACTTCTTTTTTGAATATTTACCCTATTTTTATTTAAAAGTTAAATTATACATTTTTCAACTATTTTTATGAATTAATACATACTTTTTAGATTAAATTCCCTATTTTTAAAACTAAAATTATTAATACATCTCCTAATACATATAATATTTAAAAAATAACTAAAAACAAAGGGAGGGAATTATTTTTTGAATAAATCAGATAAATCAAAAAACCAGTGGAACAGTTCATTTGCATTTCTCATGGCAATGATTGGATCAGCCGTTGGTCTGGGTAATATATGGAGATTTAACTATGTACTCTACTCTGAAGGTGGTGGTGCATTTCTAATACCATATATTATAGCAATACTTGTTATGGGAATTCCATTTCTTATACTTGAATATGGTCTTGGATATGGACTTCGTGATTCACTATCAAATATACTAAAGAAAATTAAGCCATACCTTGAAGTTGTTGGATGGTTTACATCGTTTATTGTATTTTTAATACTTACATATTATATTGTTATTGTAGGATGGGATGTAATATATCTGGCACTTAGCTTCTTTAAAGGTTGGGGTGCAGATCCTAACCTGTTTTTTAGCAACCATATTGTTGTAGGTGGAAATGATCTTAATTCTATTACATCATTTGTACTGCCACTTAGTATTATAACAGTACTACTTTGGATTGTATTATGGTATATTTCATGTAAGTCAATAGATAGAATTGAAAAAACAGTAAAAGTATTAATACCACTTCTTTTCTTGTTAATGGCATTTATTGTATTTTATTCACTTACACTACCAGGACATATGATGGGACTTCAAGCACTCTTTGAACCTAGATGGGAACTTCTTTCAGATATAAAGATTTGGCTTGCAGCCTTTGGACAGGTACTCTTTTCACTTTCAATTGGTATGACAATTGCAATAACATATGCAAGTTATCTGCCTGATGGTAGTGAAATTACAGGTAATATATTAACTGTTGTATTTTCAAATTCATTTTTTGAATTATTTACAGCAGTAGGTGTATTTTCAATTCTTGGTTTTATGTCACTTCAAAGTGGACTTCCAATAGATCAGCTTGCAACAAGTGGAGCAGGACTATCTTTTATAGTATTTCCACAGGTATTTAATATATTAGGTGATAGTGCATATATTCTAGGACCTATATTTTTCCTATGCATACTATTTGCTGGTATAACATCAACACTTGCACTTTTTGAAACTATGCGAAATCCAATATCAATCAAGTTTGGATATTCAAGACGTAAATCATCAACAATACTTGCAATAGTAGGAGTTATAATATCACTCATATATACAACAGGATCTGGAAGCTTTATACTTACAGTAGCAGATAACTTCCTTAATAATACTGGATTATTATTTGCTGTTGCTCTTCAATGTATAATCTTTGGATGGATGTATGGTGTAGATAAACTACTTCCAAAGATAAATGAAAATTCAAAGATAAAAGTTGGAAAAACATGGACAAGGGTAATTAAGTACATCTTACCATTCATACTGTTAATATTATGGATATCAGGAGTTATGGATGTTGTAAAACTTAAAGATGTAAATGAAATGATAATACAAGCAATAATTACTATTTTAATAATTGTTGTACCTATAATATTATCAAAACTACCAGCAAAAGATAAAGACGATGGTAAAATTAAACAATAGAAGAGTAGCTATCTTCTTTTCTTATTTTTTCTTTTTTTCTATTTTTTAGTACTTATTTTTCAATTTAATATTTAATTTTTTTATTTAGAAGTTTATATTAATCATTTTTTAATTATTTTTAGTAAATAATACATATTTTTCATATTATTTAGTTTATTATTTAACTAAATTTATTAATACATCCTATTATACATATAATATTTAAATTTACTAAAAAACTAGAAGGGGGAATGATTTTTTGGGAAATTCAGATGATCAAATCCAAGGTCAACAGAAGACTAGGTGGAATTCTAGATTTGCATTTCTTATGGCAATGATAGGATCTGCTGTTGGTCTTGGAAATATATGGAGATTTAACTATGTACTATATTCACAGGGTGGAGGAGCATTTCTAATACCATATATTACAGCAATAATTG
This genomic window contains:
- a CDS encoding sodium-dependent transporter → MTDSSDEVKKNQWDSSFSFLMAMIGAAVGLGNIWRFSYVVYSQGGGSFFIPYFFAILIMGIPFLILEYGLGFKFKDSLSNILKKIKPKFEVVGWFVAFLVFLVLTYYIVIMGWDLIYLILSFFKGWGADPNMYFNTNIVVGGNNLNGIFTPVVAVTAAVIFIWAVLWYISHKSVDGISKAVKFLIPVLFIMMGFIVIYALTLPGKMIGLTALFTPDWSALGNVEIWLAAFGQILFSLSMGQAIAVTYASYLPSKSKLIDNVLIVVASNSLFEIFTAVGVFSILGFMSLRTGLPIEQIATSGTGLLFVVFPEIFNIMGDVAYIIAPLFFLCVFFAGLSTIIAYLEPMSMAITKKFKLSRFKVTTILTVVGLILSFVYTTASGNFLLTIADEYLNQFAILLGVILQAIIVAWYYGCDKLLGVLNESSTFNVGRKWILIIKVALPIILTILWLQGLRSVLLTGDFTVQMIELVITILFIAVPVILTLLPGKDKDDGKIKAIEE
- a CDS encoding sodium-dependent transporter is translated as MNKSDKSKNQWNSSFAFLMAMIGSAVGLGNIWRFNYVLYSEGGGAFLIPYIIAILVMGIPFLILEYGLGYGLRDSLSNILKKIKPYLEVVGWFTSFIVFLILTYYIVIVGWDVIYLALSFFKGWGADPNLFFSNHIVVGGNDLNSITSFVLPLSIITVLLWIVLWYISCKSIDRIEKTVKVLIPLLFLLMAFIVFYSLTLPGHMMGLQALFEPRWELLSDIKIWLAAFGQVLFSLSIGMTIAITYASYLPDGSEITGNILTVVFSNSFFELFTAVGVFSILGFMSLQSGLPIDQLATSGAGLSFIVFPQVFNILGDSAYILGPIFFLCILFAGITSTLALFETMRNPISIKFGYSRRKSSTILAIVGVIISLIYTTGSGSFILTVADNFLNNTGLLFAVALQCIIFGWMYGVDKLLPKINENSKIKVGKTWTRVIKYILPFILLILWISGVMDVVKLKDVNEMIIQAIITILIIVVPIILSKLPAKDKDDGKIKQ